In one Yarrowia lipolytica chromosome 1A, complete sequence genomic region, the following are encoded:
- a CDS encoding uncharacterized protein (Compare to YALI0A02090g, similar to Saccharomyces cerevisiae MID1 (YNL291C); ancestral locus Anc_3.68, some similarities with uniprot|P26754 Saccharomyces cerevisiae YNL312w RFA2 DNA replication factor A 36 kDa subunit), translated as MRLWILILGLAVTLVRAFLGNVTDDDSLGTPELLLPFQHLGNDLWRRVVENRAKAPSSVMTTTSSTTTHTESTNLFTASTVPNYNQPTGTTPVVATPIANNQPVDYVMKLNDTRIYNLTDIPANAKTIYITANICAGPPNLNYKNMSMDYDYTAPALLKAGWNPQNIVFSMDNFEFGFANLTIDVSAVQVTNLYIQLDFSNMTFDTSALTKIDSDVNNVDKRQVKHAELKKDKLTKRKDKDEDKDEDKAPQGGSDDGDEVVTAAPSDVSNNGVSKPAAPTSVAGQATQPGDFTYSLGVSWEAPLYSFKDTPNLYLVDSDYNHALFVTGNLTTDPQNATSDHYIVDIKNAIYDITAFPMENEMQLWWLSNSYCAIQKGPSVLNSGNCDVSYTRRGLGHYYKQQFFMKGLNNSTPYLAVLTKPNSNTPGGTVYDQVWFSSKTSDNCQLVYDLDFCSDVAYAVPGNSSMVDSQELAKLYDDNASKWWQNFTYSQQIVACNASLDSRYSILKSCDDCADSYKQWLCAVTIPRCADWSNNATYLQERPPGTSRNALIDRVLKPGRYKEILPCLDLCQKIVQDCDASLGFQCPKQHRNRELSYGLRSDDGDITCSYLGAVYFLDGARAVTLSVALMAVSFLFVVLW; from the coding sequence ATGCGTCTGTGGATCCTAATTCTGGGGTTGGCGGTCACGTTGGTCCGGGCGTTTCTGGGCAACGtgaccgacgacgactcgcTCGGCACGCCcgagctgctcctgccgTTCCAGCATCTCGGCAACGACCTGTGGAGACGGGTGGTCGAGAACCGGGCCAAGGCTCCGAGCTCGGTGATGACGACCACCTCGAGTACTACGACGCACACAGAGTCCACAAATCTGTTCACGGCGTCAACAGTGCCCAATTACAACCAGCCGACCGGCACCACGCCGGTGGTGGCCACTCCCATCGCCAACAACCAGCCCGTGGACTACGTGATGAAACTGAACGATACACGTATCTACAATCTGACGGACATTCCTGCCAACGCCAAGACGATTTACATCACCGCCAACATCTGTGCCGGTCCACCTAACCTCAACTACAAAAACATGTCCATGGACTACGACTACACAGCCCCTGCATTACTCAAGGCTGGATGGAACCCGCAGAACATTGTCTTTTCCATGGACAACTTCGAGTTTGGATTCGCCAACTTGACGATTGATGTTAGTGCGGTGCAGGTGACGAACCTCTACATTCAGCTGGATTTCAGCAACATGACGTTCGACACCAGTGCACTGACCAAGATCGACTCAGATGTCAACAATGTCGACAAACGTCAAGTAAAACACGcagagctcaagaaggacaagctCACCAAGCGGAAGGACAAGGATGAGGACAAGGATGAGGACAAGGCGCCCCAAGGAGGCTCGGACGATGGAGATGAGGTGGTTACTGCTGCCCCCAGCGATGTTTCTAATAACGGAGTATCCAAACCTGCGGCTCCCACGTCGGTCGCAGGACAGGCCACTCAGCCTGGAGACTTCACATACTCGCTGGGGGTTTCATGGGAAGCGCCTCTCTATTCCTTCAAGGACACACCGAACCTCTATCTGGTCGACTCCGACTACAACCATGCATTATTTGTGACGGGCAACCTGACAACCGATCCCCAGAACGCCACATCGGACCATTACATTGTTGATATCAAAAACGCCATCTACGACATTACTGCGTTCCCCATGGAGAACGAAATGCAGCTGTGGTGGCTCTCCAACTCGTATTGTGCCATCCAAAAGGGCCCATCTGTGCTCAACTCGGGTAACTGCGATGTTTCGTACACCCGGCGAGGTCTCGGACATTACTACAAGCAGCAATTTTTCATGAAGGGGCTGAACAACTCTACCCCCTACCTTGCTGTGCTAACCAAACCCAACTCAAACACGCCAGGAGGCACCGTTTACGACCAAGTGTGGTTCTCCTCCAAGACATCAGACAATTGCCAGCTGGTCTACGATTTGGACTTTTGCTCTGATGTGGCGTACGCGGTTCCAGGAAACTCGTCCATGGTGGACTCACAGGAACTAGCTAAATTATACGACGATAACGCCTCCAAATGGTGGCAAAACTTCACCTACTCACAACAGATTGTCGCCTGTAACGCGTCGCTGGACTCGAGATACTCCATTCTCAAGTCGTGCGACGACTGTGCTGACTCATACAAGCAGTGGCTTTGTGCCGTGACCATTCCTCGGTGTGCGGACTGGTCCAACAACGCAACCTATTTACAAGAACGGCCTCCTGGCACTTCACGAAACGCCCTCATTGATCGCGTTCTCAAGCCCGGACGGTACAAGGAGATCCTGCCGTGTCTGGACCTGTGTCAGAAGATTGTGCAGGACTGTGACGCTTCTTTGGGCTTCCAGTGTCCCAAACAGCATCGAAATAGAGAGCTCAGTTACGGGCTGCGATCAGACGACGGAGATATCACATGCTCGTATCTTGGAGCAGTCTACTTTCTGGACGGCGCGCGAGCAGTGACGCTGTCCGTCGCCCTGATGGCAGTGTCGTTCCTGTTTGTGGTCTTGTGGTAG
- a CDS encoding uncharacterized protein (Compare to YALI0A02112g, similar to Saccharomyces cerevisiae YBR269C; ancestral locus Anc_1.320, similar to KLLA0F01639g Kluyveromyces lactis IPF 1842.1) translates to MLRLTRAFSTSLRRANHQFGSLGPMSAPPRLPKEQQEEFERLQKAASTSSAFADLMTDEDKAALDADIGPTLSSKGPELMHPEQRRRYDEFEGDRNPKTGEIGGPKQDPLKHGDYSFNGRCTDF, encoded by the coding sequence ATGCTGCGACTCACACGAGCCTTTTCCACCTCGCTACGACGGGCCAATCACCAGTTCGGATCGCTCGGACCCATGTCGGCGCCTCCCAGACTACCCAAGGAGCaacaggaggagtttgaaCGTCTCCAGAAGGCGGCAAGCACCTCTTCGGCGTTTGCCGATCTTATGACTGACGAGGACAAGGCCGCTCTGGACGCCGACATCGGACCCACGCTTTCGTCCAAGGGCCCTGAACTCATGCATCCCGAACAGCGACGACGATAcgacgagtttgagggAGATCGAAACCCCAAGACTGGCGAGATCGGAGGCCCCAAGCAGGACCCTCTTAAGCATGGAGATTACTCCTTCAACGGACGATGCACGGATTTTTAA
- a CDS encoding uncharacterized protein (Compare to YALI0A02134g, similar to Saccharomyces cerevisiae NUP82 (YJL061W); ancestral locus Anc_1.319, weakly similar to uniprot|P14907 Saccharomyces cerevisiae YJL041w NSP1 nuclear pore protein), which yields MLFQLAVRCIQENNLVMQGPKNQVQNIDSATSSHSIDMSNSNAGDGEKPQKGAAPTFAFGQKPQFNFGATTAKSDDMKEDSNSDNTHTKTTDTEAKPAFGSGGFSFAKPAEPKDGDSDKKDTKPSLFDTPAKPKASLFDTPKDSVHKSSTDKPTFGGFNLGDQSDKPAFTGFGVKKEDKTEDSKDKPSGFSFGTKKDNDKGNDKKDDEKPSLFSSSSIDKPATGGFPKLSSGGFGSPSGFGTSSSGIGSSSGVATGSFSFAAEKEKEKGKDDSKPTLSFGAFGSKPEDKKDDKETKPEKAKKDDKPSAFSFGVKNEDKTAPSLDVKEDKKDDKPAFSFGVKKEDVKKDEKPALSFGTKKEGEKQDEKPAFSFGVKNEDKKDGKPALSFGAKTEDKPSAFSFGAKKEDDKKEDKPPLSSGGTKNADEKMTDSKPALSFGANAPTSSSAPTFNLGAKKDDTKTATPFSLGAQKDETKPTGPSFSLPPKKEDDKPATASFSFGAKKEDDKPAAPLFSIGTQTDNKSGGFTFGSKADPKPVVSFSSKPEDKTATPSFNLNAKPDAGKTAAPSFNLDAKTETKPFSLGSGTGNNTTSSLFGAKSSSDAPKPSPGGFGSGLGATSSAAPPLKTGGFGFGAPSSPAPASKTGGFGSSGLGAPKSSDRAGSAPPGFSTASNAPQKSSLSTPNASFTTPGQRTALKRNLLFTAINDTLYYSYITGAQTREKIVSVGFAISNILLNPSGTLLAVVGEKNVSVVRINDSDIAKSSVQDVSKHISASCVRYVLWNPVADPDATLEILTGDNQVISLGVSLESNIEKSVFELAEEDDRIDTIGEVISFSFGHSSAAMGLLTLYLLNEDGDIFCLSPWMPSSALLTETEIKSILDQAVYLEQTTKVSSGLPPPGVTTAKMFKGNLVWCYDLWRQIPLANKDVRHGNVVALKVTKPKAPFGNGKLKFQGPFVVSPYPKEMYTETAKQLVALKSRGIALFAELFESGRVNILMYAGGPVVCSWDSPDHIWVDEEEEEDGSNALGLREMVLLETIDLKSAAVLSQCLHDGLVHVLASDSVTQVDTRNWYRKLAGAYVEQDMQVLSQLQNTKLRSSRVRISLAPDYGVSTFTERLILVSDQVYECDLSVSENGDLSLSATELEKASSIPELNVNVAADHVKRAGLISAVSPEIIHKINSVKIRPDLPENLSFSMSEKLREHPDMVQVFTQIANHFSRENLKMEEVTILMERRLTMQKSELRRQLVDLEAVKSRFEKLYKHYGDTDMLESLKKLIARQKDHEKRFDKLLTDLNRSQSLPLSDAERKWHVELNRLKNKLPEFEKQTKQAQTQAKQIASFTRDANTSSNSVDAIQGITRAELSRTSFMLEEEDRVAEQTKKKLEQLLHKSQTLLAVLKAKEEK from the coding sequence ATGCTCTTTCAGTTGGCAGTAAGATGCATACAGGAAAATAACCTCGTAATGCAGGGCCCCAAAAATCAAGTTCAAAACATCGACAGTGCTACCTCGTCACATTCCATCGACATGTCCAATTCGAACGCTGGTGACGGCGAAAAGCCCCAGAAAGGAGCGGCGCCGACCTTCGCATTTGGTCAGAAGCCGCAATTCAACTTTGGTGCCACTACCGCCAAGTCTGACGACATGAAGGAGGACTCAAACTCGGAcaatacacacacaaaaacaacagacacagaggCCAAACCGGCCTTCGGGAGCGGCGGATTCTCGTTCGCCAAACCCGCGGAGCCCAAGGATGGCGActccgacaagaaggacacaAAACCAAGCCTGTTTGACACCCCGGCCAAACCCAAGGCCTCTCTGTTCGATACACCCAAGGATTCGGTCCACAAGTCTAGCACCGACAAGCCTACGTTTGGAGGGTTCAATTTGGGAGATCAGTCCGACAAGCCGGCTTTCACTGGTTTTGGtgtgaagaaggaggacaagacTGAGGACAGTAAGGACAAGCCTTCTGGATTCTCATTTGGAACCAAGAAAGACAACGACAAGGGAAatgacaagaaggacgatgAGAAGCCCTCTCTGTTCAGTTCGTCCAGCATCGACAAGCCTGCTACTGGAGGATTCCCCAAGCTGTCGTCTGGTGGATTTGGCTCTCCCTCTGGATTTGGCACTTCTAGCTCTGGAATTGGATCTTCCTCTGGTGTTGCTACTGGCAGCTTCAGCTTTGCagccgagaaggagaaggaaaagggAAAGGACGATTCAAAGCCCACGTTGTCCTTTGGAGCATTCGGTTCCAAGCccgaggacaagaaggacgacaaggagactAAGCcggagaaggccaagaaagATGATAAGCCCTCTGCTTTTTCGTTTGGTGTCAAGAATGAAGACAAGACGGCTCCGTCTTTGGATGTAAAGGAGGACAAAAAGGACGATAAGCCTGCTTTCTCATTTGgtgtcaagaaggaggatgtaaagaaggacgagaagccCGCGTTGTCATTCGgtaccaagaaggagggtgAAAAGCAGGACGAGAAGCCTGCTTTCTCATTTGGTGTCAAGAATGAGGATAAGAAGGACGGGAAGCCCGCGTTGTCGTTTGGAGCCAAAACAGAGGATAAGCCTTCTGCGTTCTCCTTCGGTGCTaagaaggaggatgacaagaaggaggacaagcCTCCTCTGTCTTCTGGTGGTACTAAGAATGCGGACGAAAAGATGACTGACTCCAAACCAGCGCTTTCTTTTGGTGCCAATGCCCCCACTTCATCTTCTGCTCCCACTTTTAACCTGGGTGCTAAGAAGGACGACACAAAGACTGCCACCCCTTTCTCTCTCGGTGCCCAGAAGGACGAGACGAAGCCCACGGGTCCTTCCTTTTCTCTTCCTCcgaagaaggaggacgacaagcCTGCTACAGCGTCTTTCTCCTTTGGAGCtaagaaggaggacgacaaaCCTGCGGCCCCATTGTTCTCTATCGGAACCCAGACCGATAACAAGTCTGGCGGTTTCACTTTTGGATCCAAGGCCGACCCCAAGCCCGTCGTAAGCTTTTCTTCCAAGCCCGAAGACAAGACCGCCACTCCGTCGTTTAATCTTAATGCCAAGCCCGACGCTGGTAAGACAGCTGCTCCCTCTTTCAATCTTGATGCTAAGACGGAGACCAAACCGTTCAGTCTTGGTTCTGGCACAGGTAACAACACTACCTCTTCGCTATTTGGAGCCAAGTCGTCATCTGACGCCCCCAAGCCTTCACCTGGAGGATTTGGATCTGGACTTGGTGccacctcttctgctgcGCCTCCTCTGAAGACTGGGGGATTCGGTTTCGGAGCCCCTTcctctcctgctcctgcctcCAAGACTGGCGGCTTTGGCTCCAGCGGACTTGGTGCTCCCAAGTCTAGCGACCGGGCCGGATCTGCCCCTCCAGGTTTCTCCACTGCATCTAACGCCCCCCAGAAGTCCAGTTTGTCGACACCCAATGCCTCTTTCACCACCCCTGGTCAACGAACTGCTCTCAAGCGAAACCTTCTTTTCACAGCCATCAACGATACTCTCTATTACAGCTATATCACTGGTGCTCAAACACGTGAGAAGATTGTCTCGGTTGGATTCGCGATCTCCAACATTCTGCTGAACCCCTCGGGCACTCTGCtggctgttgttggtgaaAAGAACGTCTCTGTTGTTCGAATTAACGACTCCGACATCGCCAAATCTTCCGTTCAAGATGTTTCCAAGCACATTTCGGCCTCGTGTGTCCGTTATGTTCTGTGGAACCCTGTCGCAGACCCTGATGCTACTCTTGAGATTCTTACCGGCGATAATCAGGTCATTTCTCTTGGTGTCTCGCTGGAGAGCAACATTGAGAAGTCCGTTTTCGAGCttgctgaggaggatgacCGAATCGACACCATTGGTGAGGTAATTTCCTTCTCATTTGGCCATTCGTCCGCGGCCATGGGTCTCCTGACTCTGTATCTGCTCAACGAGGATGGCGACATCTTCTGTCTCTCCCCTTGGATGCCTTCCTCCGCTCTTCTAACCGAGACTGAGATCAAGAGCATCTTGGACCAGGCTGTTTACCTTGAGCAAACCACCAAGGTTTCTTCGGGTCTGCCTCCTCCGGGTGTCACCACAGCCAAGATGTTCAAGGGCAACCTGGTCTGGTGTTATGACCTATGGAGACAGATTCCCTTGGCCAACAAGGATGTGCGACACGGAAATGTGGTAGCTCTGAAGGTTACCAAACCCAAAGCTCCGTTTGGAAACGGCAAGCTCAAGTTTCAAGGTCCCTTTGTGGTGTCTCCCTACCCCAAGGAGATGTACACGGAGACTGCCAAGCAACTGGTTGCTCtcaagtcacgtggaatCGCCCTTTTTGCAGAGCTCTTTGAGTCTGGCAGAGTCAACATTCTTATGTACGCTGGAGGCCCTGTTGTGTGTTCGTGGGATTCACCTGATCACATTTGggttgacgaggaggaggaggaagacggTTCCAACGCGCTTGGCCTTCGGGAgatggttcttcttgagactATTGATCTGAAGAGTGCTGCTGTTCTGTCTCAGTGTCTTCACGATGGCCTTGTTCATGTGTTAGCGTCTGATTCCGTCACTCAGGTCGATACTCGAAACTGGTATAGAAAGCTTGCTGGAGCTTACGTCGAGCAGGACATGCAGGTGTTAAGCCAGCTTCAAAACACCAAACTACGCTCGTCACGTGTGCGCATTTCTCTTGCACCCGACTACGGCGTCTCTACGTTCACAGAGCGTCTCATCCTTGTGTCAGACCAGGTTTACGAGTGTGATTTGTCTGTTTCGGAGAACGGTGATCTTTCTCTTTCGGCTActgagttggagaaggcaTCTTCTATTCCTGAACTTAATGTTAATGTCGCGGCTGATCACGTCAAGCGAGCTGGTCTGATCAGTGCTGTCTCACCGGAGATCATCCACAAGATCAACTCTGTCAAGATTAGGCCCGATCTACCTGAGAATTTATCCTTCTCCATGTCGGAGAAGTTGCGCGAGCATCCTGACATGGTCCAGGTGTTCACTCAGATTGCTAACCATTTCTCGAGAGAAAAtctgaagatggaggaggtcacCATCCTGATGGAGAGACGCCTAACTATGCAGAAGAGTGAGTTGCGACGGCAACTGGTTGACTTGGAGGCTGTCAAATCTCGGTTTGAGAAGCTGTATAAGCATTATGGTGATACAGACATGCTTGAgtctctcaagaagctcattgCGCGTCAGAAGGATCATGAGAAGAGGTTCGACAAGTTGCTGACCGACTTGAACCGATCACAGTCGCTGCCTCTGTCGGATGCCGAGCGCAAGTGGCATGTCGAATTGAACCggctcaagaacaagctgcccgagtttgagaagcagACCAAGCAGGCGCAGACTCAGGCGAAGCAGATAGCCAGCTTCACCAGAGACGCCAACACGTCGTCCAACTCTGTGGATGCGATCCAGGGTATTACTCGGGCTGAGCTATCTCGAACGAGTTTCATgcttgaggaggaggatagGGTAGCCGAGCAGACCAAGAAAAAGCTCGAGCAGTTGTTGCACAAGAGTCAGACCCTGCTGGCGGTTCtgaaggccaaggaggaaaagtAA
- a CDS encoding uncharacterized protein (Compare to YALI0A02156g, no similarity), with the protein MELTDELAAISIDTEPRKVLNEAPKKGKGKVRKGQSAEEYQRQVDLYTSGPPVQTLTSILERDYSNIDGMDRLDRHAVRHAAERAYFLKKYAECIKVVDDSKLLESPEVEKKHARDVYEIRVVYDSAKSLV; encoded by the exons ATGGAGCTCACAGACGAACTGGCGGCAATCTCCATCGACACAGAGCCCCGCAAGGTGCTCAACGAGGCGCCCAAAAAGGGCAAGGGCAAAGTCCGAAAGGGACAGAGCGCGGAGGAGTACCAGAGACAGGTGGATCTGTACACCTCGGGGCCTCCCGTTCAGACCTTGACA tcaATCCTGGAAAGAGACTACAGCAACATCGACGGCATGGACCGACTCGACAGACATGCTGTACGACATGCTGCGGAACGGGCTTACTTCCTGAAAAAGTACGCGGAATGTAtcaaggtggtggacgaCAGCAAGTTGCTGGAGAGTCCCGAAGTGGAAAAGAAACACGCCCGAGACGTTTACGAGATTCGTGTGGTCTACGACTCGGCCAAGTCTCTTGTATAA
- a CDS encoding uncharacterized protein (Compare to YALI0A02178g, similar to Saccharomyces cerevisiae POP7 (YBR167C); ancestral locus Anc_8.593, similar to uniprot|P38291 Saccharomyces cerevisiae YBR167c POP7 nuclear Ribonucleases P/MRP protein subunit POP7): MAPAAQKRTRVEGTIVKHAPIRLVGKASQDCFYVSSKMAFVSALKKVTKLLKPSRKQPRRQYIRMMGMGKCVDKTISLGLRFQKEGYKVDIFTGQTTLFDEIKVAHETSEKMEVDGDDESDSDEEIVKQQRIISTIEVRVYQRDQ, encoded by the coding sequence ATGGCACCAGCGGCACAAAAGCGAACTCGGGTGGAGGGAACGATAGTGAAGCATGCGCCGATCAGACTGGTTGGAAAGGCGTCGCAGGACTGTTTCTATGTGTCCAGCAAAATGGCCTTTGTGtctgctctcaagaaggtgaCCAAGCTGCTAAAACCCAGTCGCAAGCAGCCCAGGCGCCAGTACATTCGAATGATGGGCATGGGAAAGTGCGTGGACAAGACCATCAGCCTGGGGCTGCGCTTTCAGAAAGAGGGATACAAGGTGGATATCTTCACGGGCCAAACGACTCTGTTTGATGAGATCAAGGTGGCTCACGAGACGTcagagaagatggaggtggatggAGACGACGAGTCGGACAGCGAtgaggagattgtcaaaCAACAGCGGATAATCAGTACCATTGAGGTGCGCGTATATCAAAGGGATCAGTGA
- a CDS encoding uncharacterized protein (Compare to YALI0A02200g, similar to Saccharomyces cerevisiae CUL3 (YGR003W); ancestral locus Anc_4.138, weakly similar to uniprot|O14122 Schizosaccharomyces pombe Cullin 4 homolog (Cul-4)), translating into MKFGGQSLVLTSMKRGIERHVGKFYTRKIAAKNIKVERRQSSNDGEAIQRFFEQQQQVLLAQTKIIALDGGAVTVPEEELYRMVETFCRHGKGAQCWQSLFKECIEPLTTKCLENIEAISQAGLKSITAAFLDEYDMWRSRILKLQLIYFYLDRSFLLQSGNGGSDILRRCQDLVRDRIYAVISQRVETDFASIFANLVRGASDSALLLQQCENVVRELCGESSEQYQRIIKTVAVQSRLYFKLQAEKWQIMSPVQYLQLVVDTQVTEHRRIQELIKDSSRVEMIMSALPEEMIVPHVQFIRRGVTESFEDELMFPYIRQLSLLSFEGSEQQLRIGDIFRQWIETVLGPTFTNIDIVVQSYHKSSRVTEALADADLINKAPDWVAGFRNSMRGKRNLSEQLAKFSDSLLRKGAKGGDSLKNTADVKTLTFLLSCIPEKDVFEVYYKRYLSKRLLVGRALGLESESELLTILRDEFGPELTESMETMLKDVRTNSPATMAQYRDSEIYTKYGNFDLNVNMLSQNAWPQFPASTSPIRLPSQMYSQLDNFSKFLSQDPKNTKKKVTWQHALSSCTIRAHLNEDTKEFDVSLHQALVMMQFVDEKKRPHITFADLLAATGISERELTMSLHSLMTPKVKILIKEEGDETRYKFNWNFSSKLRRVKVPSVARGADDIMLPHKAIQDTLERDRNMEIQAVIIRIMKARRTVGHAELVMEVLDKTKSRGILEVADVKKNISKLITDDFISRQGRDVYDYVA; encoded by the coding sequence ATGAAGTTTGGTGGACAGAGTTTGGTTTTAACATCAATGAAACGAGGGATTGAACGACACGTGGGCAAGTTCTACACGCGCAAAATCGCGGCGAAAAACATCAAGGTCGAGCGGCGGCAGTCCTCCAACGACGGCGAGGCCATCCAGCGCTttttcgagcagcagcagcaggttcttCTGGCGCAGACGAAAATCATTGCTCTGGACGGAGGCGCAGTGACCGtgcccgaggaggagctctaTCGCATGGTGGAGACATTCTGTCGGCATGGCAAGGGCGCGCAATGCTGGCAGTCGCTGTTCAAGGAGTGTATCGAGCCGCTGACGACAAAGTGTTTGGAGAACATTGAAGCCATCAGCCAGGCCGGGCTCAAATCGATCACCGCAGCTTTTCtggacgagtacgacaTGTGGAGAAGCCGCATTCTCAAGCTGCAACTCATCTATTTCTACCTGGACCGCAGTTTCCTGCTTCAGAGTGGCAATGGGGGGAGCGACATTCTCCGGAGATGTCAGGATCTCGTCCGAGACAGGATTTACGCAGTTATTAGCCAGCGGGTGGAGACAGATTTCGCTTCTATCTTCGCCAATCTGGTTCGTGGAGCTTCTGATTCGGCATTGCTGCTTCAGCAGTGCGAGAATGTGGTTCGAGAGCTCTGTGGAGAGTCCAGTGAGCAATATCAGCGCATTATCAAAACGGTGGCGGTGCAGAGTCGGCTCTACTTCAAGTTGCAGGCTGAAAAGTGGCAGATTATGAGCCCCGTTCAATATCTTCAGCTGGTGGTTGATACCCAAGTCACAGAGCATAGACGCATTCAGGAGCTGATAAAGGACTCATCTCGGGTTGAAATGATCATGTCTGCCCTTCCCGAAGAGATGATCGTTCCGCATGTCCAGTTCATTCGCAGAGGAGTGACTGAGTCGTTTGAAGATGAACTCATGTTCCCTTACATTCGTCAGCtgtcgttgttgtcgttCGAGGGctctgagcagcagctcagaATCGGTGACATCTTTCGCCAATGGATCGAAACTGTCCTGGGACCCACTTTTACAAATATCGACATTGTCGTGCAGTCGTACCACAAAAGTAGTCGAGTCACTGAGGCACTGGCAGACGCAgatctcatcaacaaggcACCGGACTGGGTGGCAGGGTTCAGAAACAGCATGAGGGGTAAGAGAAACCTATCTGAACAGCTGGCCAAATTCTCCGACTCGCTACTACGAAAAGGAGCTAAAGGAGGAGACAGCTTGAAGAATACGGCTGATGTTAAAACACTCACATTTCTGCTCTCGTGCATCCCCGAGAAGGACGTGTTTGAAGTCTACTACAAGCGATACCTCAGTAAACGTCTGCTGGTGGGTCGAGCACTTGGTCTGGAAAGTGAAAGCGAACTGTTGACCATTCTACGAGACGAGTTTGGACCTGAGTTGACAGAATCCATGGAAACAATGCTCAAGGATGTGCGAACCAACTCGCCCGCTACCATGGCGCAATATCGCGACTCTGAGATATACACAAAGTACGGCAACTTCGACCTGAATGTCAACATGTTGAGTCAAAACGCATGGCCGCAATTTCCGGCTTCCACATCACCCATCCGGCTACCGTCGCAAATGTACTCGCAGCTAGACAACTTTTCCAAGTTTCTCAGCCAAGATCCCAAGAACACAAAGAAGAAAGTCACCTGGCAACACGCTCTGTCCTCGTGTACAATCAGAGCACATCTCAACGAAGACaccaaggagtttgacgTGTCTCTGCATCAGGCGCTAGTGATGATGCAGTTTGTGGATGAGAAGAAAAGACCGCACATAACCTTCGCGGACCTCCTGGCTGCTACAGGTATTTCTGAGAGAGAGTTGACCATGTCTCTACACTCCCTCATGACGCCGAAGGTGAAGATTCTCAtcaaagaagaaggggaTGAGACACGGTACAAGTTCAACTGGAATTTTAGCTCGAAACTACGACGAGTAAAGGTGCCTTCCGTCGCCAGAGGAGCAGACGATATCATGTTACCCCATAAAGCCATTCAGGACACTTTGGAGAGAGATAGGAACATGGAGATCCAGGCTGTCATTATCCGAATCATGAAAGCCAGGCGGACTGTGGGACATGCAGAACTCgtgatggaggtgttggaTAAAACGAAATCACGAGGCATTCTAGAGGTGGCGGACGTGAAAAAGAATATCAGTAAACTCATTACTGACGACTTCATTTCccgccaaggacgagatgTTTACGATTATGTAGCGTAA